The following are from one region of the Phycisphaeraceae bacterium genome:
- a CDS encoding SUMF1/EgtB/PvdO family nonheme iron enzyme, whose protein sequence is MKIRSCGSVVSVLACASVVVAQGSGGGGAANNQHLRFTQEHGFTFSTIGDAGNAPAQVPNWRPSPQNPGPTRPLGGVDYEYRIATTEVTWGQYFDFVQAYAPVMPTEFRLGIGTRDRLVPEGSMSLNSPIQFAGLSGGVAQFTLDQSRADKPATSNWLYFARMVNWLHNGARPASEVTSADFETGAYDTSTFARIPTGPKGVSYRTDQDSRSPDAKFWIPSADELAKATFYDPNRHGEGQGGYWLYGHSSDDAPIPGDPALGGETNAGRDGIEWPAGQFRPLDSGSYPHVQSPWGLLDTTGGGAEWTETWREDQEFMNQSRIVLGAAAYRDPAHWDMEEAYWLGPTTGDGTLRLAAAIPSPGAGVALGLALMMHTTARRRR, encoded by the coding sequence GTGAAGATCCGTTCGTGTGGTTCTGTTGTCAGCGTGCTCGCGTGCGCGTCGGTCGTTGTTGCGCAGGGTTCCGGGGGCGGGGGCGCGGCCAACAACCAGCACCTGCGGTTCACGCAGGAGCACGGCTTCACCTTCAGCACCATCGGCGACGCGGGCAACGCCCCCGCGCAGGTCCCCAACTGGCGGCCCTCGCCGCAGAACCCGGGCCCGACGCGCCCGCTGGGGGGCGTGGATTACGAGTATCGCATCGCCACCACGGAGGTGACCTGGGGGCAGTACTTCGACTTCGTGCAGGCGTATGCGCCGGTCATGCCGACCGAGTTCCGCCTCGGGATCGGGACGCGGGATCGCCTCGTGCCTGAGGGAAGCATGTCGCTGAACAGCCCAATCCAGTTCGCGGGTCTGTCGGGCGGCGTGGCGCAGTTCACGCTGGACCAGTCACGCGCCGACAAGCCCGCGACCTCGAACTGGCTGTACTTCGCGCGCATGGTGAACTGGCTGCACAACGGCGCCAGGCCCGCGTCCGAGGTCACCAGCGCGGACTTCGAGACCGGCGCCTACGACACTTCGACCTTCGCGCGCATCCCGACCGGGCCCAAGGGGGTGTCGTACCGGACCGACCAGGACTCCCGCTCGCCCGACGCGAAGTTCTGGATCCCAAGCGCCGACGAACTCGCGAAGGCGACCTTCTACGACCCCAACCGCCACGGCGAAGGCCAGGGGGGGTACTGGCTCTACGGCCACTCCAGCGACGACGCGCCGATCCCGGGGGACCCTGCGCTCGGCGGTGAGACCAACGCAGGGCGCGACGGCATCGAGTGGCCCGCGGGGCAGTTCAGGCCGCTCGACTCGGGCAGCTACCCGCATGTCCAGAGCCCCTGGGGCCTGCTCGACACCACCGGGGGTGGGGCGGAGTGGACCGAGACCTGGCGCGAGGATCAGGAGTTCATGAACCAGAGTCGGATCGTCCTCGGGGCGGCGGCGTACCGCGATCCCGCGCACTGGGACATGGAAGAAGCGTACTGGCTCGGGCCGACTACCGGAGACGGCACGCTCCGGCTGGCCGCGGCGATCCCCTCGCCGGGCGCGGGGGTGGCTCTGGGTCTGGCGCTGATGATGCACACAACCGCACGCCGTCGGCGGTGA
- the rpmI gene encoding 50S ribosomal protein L35 — translation MPKNKTHKGLLKRIRLTKTGKVKHKTCGGSHLKSNKSGAEIREYRASKTMSRGEAKRVELLLHTRTRGADQPRTSMKRSPSPEQRKAMQAERKAAAAANA, via the coding sequence ATGCCGAAGAACAAGACCCACAAAGGCCTGCTCAAGCGCATCCGTCTCACCAAGACGGGCAAGGTCAAGCACAAGACCTGCGGCGGCAGCCACCTCAAGTCCAACAAGTCCGGCGCCGAGATCCGCGAGTATCGCGCCTCCAAGACCATGTCGCGTGGCGAGGCCAAGCGCGTCGAGCTGCTGCTGCACACGCGCACCCGCGGCGCCGACCAGCCGCGCACCTCGATGAAGCGCAGCCCCTCGCCCGAGCAGCGCAAGGCCATGCAGGCCGAGCGCAAGGCCGCCGCCGCCGCGAACGCCTGA
- the purF gene encoding amidophosphoribosyltransferase, with product MPDRTRRPAAETLGHPEQSQTGEVGAPPPGVLARLPVLRPGSRALAERLLLEDSEKKEKCGVFGVWGEPDPANLVYIGLYALQHRGQESAGVAVTDAGKLRAHTGMGLVSEVFSSRVLRDLAGPEVRGGIGHNRYSTAGGSLACNAQPILESYIGGQVAVAHNGNLTNASALRQFYEEAGHIFHTQSDTEVIVHLLASPRQQKSPDTIAATLRRLEGAFSVLFLFSDRIEAARDPHGWRPLVLGETREGKPVVASETVALDAINARFVREVEPGEIVTLSDRGVESRRFAEPAERKAHCVFEHVYFASPSSVVFGQTVQLVRERLGEQLAREAPPPVGVDYIMPMPDSGRSAANGYSRAANVPYREGIVPNRYVGRTFIKPTQRERAAAVRLKLNVIDEIVRDKSIVVVDDSIVRGTTTKVKMEQLREAGAREIHLRISCPPIRHPCFFGVDFPSREQLVAHERTIEEIRAMLGVDTLAFLSIEGMLRVAESPKTPASDYCTACWSGKYPIDIDHPHVLDAIEPGQMTLL from the coding sequence ATGCCCGACCGCACCCGACGCCCCGCCGCCGAAACCCTCGGACATCCCGAACAAAGCCAGACCGGCGAGGTCGGGGCGCCGCCCCCGGGGGTGCTCGCGCGCCTGCCGGTCCTCCGCCCTGGGTCCAGAGCGCTCGCCGAGCGCCTCCTGCTCGAGGATTCTGAGAAGAAGGAGAAGTGCGGCGTGTTCGGCGTCTGGGGCGAGCCGGACCCGGCCAACCTCGTCTACATCGGGCTCTACGCCCTCCAGCACAGGGGCCAGGAGTCGGCGGGCGTCGCCGTCACCGACGCCGGCAAGCTTCGCGCGCACACCGGGATGGGGCTGGTGTCCGAGGTGTTCTCCTCGCGCGTGCTGCGCGACCTCGCCGGGCCGGAGGTGCGAGGGGGCATCGGGCACAACCGCTACTCGACCGCCGGCGGGTCGCTCGCGTGCAACGCGCAGCCGATCCTCGAGAGCTATATCGGGGGGCAGGTCGCGGTGGCGCACAACGGGAATCTGACCAACGCGTCGGCGCTGCGCCAGTTCTACGAGGAAGCCGGGCACATCTTCCACACGCAGAGCGACACGGAAGTGATCGTGCACCTGCTCGCGTCGCCGCGACAGCAGAAGAGCCCCGACACGATCGCCGCGACGCTGCGCCGGCTCGAGGGCGCGTTCAGCGTGCTGTTCCTGTTCTCCGATCGCATCGAAGCGGCGCGCGACCCCCACGGGTGGCGCCCGCTCGTGCTGGGCGAGACGCGCGAGGGCAAGCCCGTCGTCGCGAGCGAGACCGTGGCGCTCGACGCGATCAACGCGAGGTTCGTGCGCGAGGTCGAGCCGGGCGAGATCGTGACACTCTCGGACCGGGGCGTCGAGTCGCGGCGCTTCGCGGAGCCGGCCGAGCGCAAGGCCCACTGCGTCTTCGAGCACGTGTACTTCGCGAGCCCGTCGAGCGTGGTCTTCGGGCAGACGGTGCAGCTCGTGCGAGAGCGACTGGGCGAGCAGCTCGCGCGAGAGGCCCCGCCCCCGGTCGGCGTGGACTACATCATGCCCATGCCCGACTCGGGGCGATCGGCGGCGAACGGGTACTCGCGCGCCGCCAATGTCCCGTACCGCGAGGGGATCGTCCCCAACCGGTATGTCGGCCGCACCTTCATCAAGCCCACTCAGCGCGAGCGAGCGGCGGCGGTGCGACTGAAGCTGAATGTCATCGACGAGATCGTGCGCGACAAGTCGATCGTGGTCGTGGACGACTCGATCGTGCGGGGCACGACCACGAAGGTGAAGATGGAGCAGCTCCGCGAGGCCGGCGCGAGGGAGATACACCTTCGCATCTCGTGCCCGCCCATCCGGCACCCGTGCTTCTTCGGCGTGGACTTCCCCTCGCGCGAGCAGCTCGTCGCGCACGAGCGGACCATCGAAGAGATCCGCGCGATGCTGGGCGTCGACACCCTCGCGTTCCTCTCGATCGAGGGCATGCTGAGGGTCGCGGAGTCTCCGAAGACCCCGGCGAGCGACTACTGCACCGCGTGCTGGTCGGGGAAGTACCCCATCGACATCGACCACCCGCACGTGCTGGACGCGATCGAGCCGGGACAGATGACGCTGCTCTGA
- the rplT gene encoding 50S ribosomal protein L20: MPRARKGAARKRQHNRVLREARGYYGTKSRHYQQAKVALMRAGRFAWRDRRALKRNMRSLWITRITAACRMRGTRYSLFMNGLSNAGILLNRKMLSEIAIHDPAAFDTIVEKSVKASTATPANA; encoded by the coding sequence ATGCCACGCGCACGCAAAGGCGCCGCCCGTAAGCGCCAGCACAACCGCGTCCTCCGTGAGGCCCGCGGCTACTACGGCACCAAGTCCCGTCACTACCAGCAGGCCAAGGTCGCGCTCATGCGCGCCGGGCGGTTCGCGTGGCGTGACCGTCGCGCCCTCAAGCGCAACATGCGCTCCCTCTGGATCACGCGCATCACCGCCGCCTGCCGCATGCGCGGGACCCGCTACTCCCTGTTCATGAACGGGCTCAGCAACGCCGGCATCCTGCTCAACCGCAAGATGCTCTCCGAGATCGCGATCCACGACCCCGCCGCCTTCGACACGATCGTCGAGAAGTCGGTCAAGGCGTCGACCGCGACCCCTGCGAACGCCTGA
- a CDS encoding RNA polymerase sigma factor translates to MDDQRTDEQLLEDYRSGDAAALRTIIERHHDALMRFLARFLSDRQAAEDVFQDAFLQVHLSADSFDTSRRFKPWLFTIAANKARDYLRKHRRNAPLDLSAPIGGSSGGDGRTFMDLMEIDVPPPGVELDDRERDLLVQECVDSLPPHLREILLLAYFQRLSYSNIADGLGVPLGTVKSRLHAAVAAFGRAWRERQAGNNGDRSQNPLPDDAPSRARKRAANE, encoded by the coding sequence TTGGACGACCAACGGACCGACGAGCAACTGCTGGAGGACTACCGCTCGGGCGACGCCGCCGCGCTGCGCACCATCATCGAGCGCCACCACGACGCGCTGATGCGGTTCCTCGCGCGATTTCTCAGCGACCGCCAGGCCGCGGAGGATGTCTTCCAGGACGCCTTCCTGCAGGTCCACCTCTCGGCCGATTCCTTCGACACTTCCCGGCGCTTCAAGCCCTGGCTCTTCACGATCGCCGCCAACAAGGCGCGCGACTACCTGCGCAAGCACCGGCGCAACGCGCCCCTCGACCTCTCGGCGCCCATCGGGGGCTCCTCCGGCGGCGACGGGCGCACCTTCATGGACCTCATGGAGATCGATGTCCCGCCCCCTGGGGTGGAGCTCGACGACCGGGAGCGCGACCTGCTCGTGCAGGAATGCGTCGACTCGCTGCCCCCCCACCTGCGCGAGATCCTGCTGCTGGCCTACTTCCAGCGTCTTTCCTATTCCAACATCGCCGACGGGCTGGGCGTCCCCCTCGGGACCGTCAAGAGCCGCCTGCACGCCGCCGTCGCCGCCTTCGGTCGCGCCTGGCGCGAGCGCCAAGCCGGCAACAACGGGGATCGGTCCCAGAACCCCCTCCCCGACGACGCGCCGAGCCGCGCGCGAAAACGCGCCGCGAACGAGTGA